In Leifsonia sp. ZF2019, a genomic segment contains:
- a CDS encoding SPOR domain-containing protein, producing MTGENEYGITQDAEHKYWYNMKTGAVEQGFLSPAPDRVGPFDTREEAEHALEKLRENSAKWAEEDAADGR from the coding sequence ATGACCGGTGAGAACGAGTACGGCATCACGCAGGACGCGGAGCACAAGTACTGGTACAACATGAAGACCGGCGCCGTGGAGCAGGGCTTCCTGTCCCCGGCGCCTGATCGCGTCGGGCCGTTTGACACTCGCGAGGAGGCCGAGCACGCGCTCGAGAAGCTGCGCGAGAACAGTGCCAAGTGGGCCGAGGAGGACGCGGCCGACGGCCGC
- the map gene encoding type I methionyl aminopeptidase — MPKDSAGHLIPGRVTATRPVPARIPRPEYVGKPSPAPNTRGDVYSPDEIALIRASGRIAAQAIALVGEAVRPGVTTEELDAIGHEFLIAHDAYPSTLGYRGYPKSICSSVNEVVCHGIPDDTVIEEGDIVNIDITAYKDGFHGDSNQTFIAGTASEEVTLLVERTREALNRGIKTVAPGRQVNVIGRAIESYAKRFGYGVVRDFTGHGVGATFHSGLIIPHYDSAPAYDDVMEVGMVFTIEPMLTLGTHEWDMWADDWTVVTRDRSMTAQFEHTLVVTERGAEVLTLP, encoded by the coding sequence ATGCCCAAGGATTCCGCCGGCCACCTGATCCCCGGTCGTGTCACCGCGACGCGTCCCGTGCCCGCGCGCATCCCGCGGCCCGAGTACGTCGGGAAGCCCTCGCCCGCGCCCAACACGCGCGGCGACGTGTACTCGCCCGACGAGATCGCGCTCATCCGGGCGTCGGGGCGGATCGCCGCGCAGGCGATCGCCCTGGTCGGCGAGGCGGTGCGGCCGGGCGTGACCACCGAGGAGCTGGACGCGATCGGGCACGAGTTCCTGATCGCGCACGACGCCTACCCGTCGACGCTCGGCTACCGCGGGTACCCGAAGTCGATCTGCAGCTCGGTCAACGAGGTGGTGTGCCACGGCATCCCGGACGACACCGTGATCGAGGAGGGCGACATCGTCAACATCGACATCACCGCGTACAAGGACGGTTTCCACGGCGACAGCAACCAGACCTTCATCGCGGGCACCGCGAGCGAGGAGGTCACCCTCCTCGTCGAGCGCACCCGCGAGGCGCTGAACCGCGGCATCAAGACCGTCGCCCCCGGCCGCCAGGTCAACGTCATCGGGCGGGCCATCGAGTCGTACGCCAAGCGCTTCGGCTACGGGGTCGTGCGCGACTTCACCGGGCACGGCGTAGGCGCCACGTTCCACTCGGGCCTGATCATCCCCCACTACGACTCGGCTCCGGCCTACGACGACGTGATGGAGGTGGGGATGGTGTTCACGATCGAGCCCATGCTCACCCTCGGGACGCACGAGTGGGACATGTGGGCGGACGACTGGACCGTCGTGACGCGCGACCGCAGCATGACAGCCCAGTTCGAGCACACGCTCGTCGTCACCGAGCGCGGCGCCGAGGTGCTCACGCTCCCCTGA
- a CDS encoding MDR family MFS transporter, producing the protein MAAEKLDRTVVRTATALVVGALAVVFDTTILSIALHSLATDLRTDVAHIQWVTTGYLLALAATVPLSAWCLARFGGKRVWMAALGIFLLGSILSGLAWNADSLIAFRVLQGVGGGLMLPVMTTMVMEVAGGRQLGRVTAVVGLPAMAGPVLGPVLGGLILAVGDWRWVFWVNIPFCVVGLILAWRMLPSDRGRDPRRRLDIVGVLLLVPGLAGLLLGLSDSVLDGGFARADAWIPLVAGAVLVAGFGFWAVHRRGDALVDVRLLRVRSVWSASTLLFLSGVALYGAMLLLPLFFQQMRGVDALGAGLLLVSQGLGMLACRPLAGRLIDRIGARWIAVVGFAIVAVATVPFALGLPASADPLLLVALFVRGFGLGAVTMPLMVASYQGLSGEQIAHSSILTRTAQQLGGSFGTAVFAVLLQAAVLGGSTLDAAFSSAFWVAVGATVLGVAIAFVLPSAGPRRPQDAGAVAPAPVAEPVAGPAVRGA; encoded by the coding sequence ATGGCAGCGGAGAAACTCGACAGGACCGTGGTCCGCACGGCGACAGCCTTGGTCGTCGGAGCGCTCGCGGTGGTCTTCGACACGACCATCCTCAGCATCGCCCTGCACTCGCTGGCGACCGACCTGCGCACGGACGTCGCGCACATCCAATGGGTGACGACGGGATACCTGCTGGCGCTCGCCGCGACCGTGCCGCTGTCGGCATGGTGCCTCGCCCGGTTCGGCGGCAAGCGTGTCTGGATGGCGGCCCTCGGGATCTTCCTCCTCGGCTCGATCCTGTCCGGCCTCGCGTGGAATGCCGACAGCCTCATCGCCTTCCGTGTGCTCCAGGGCGTCGGGGGAGGTCTCATGCTGCCGGTGATGACCACGATGGTGATGGAGGTCGCGGGCGGGAGACAACTGGGGCGCGTCACCGCCGTGGTGGGTCTGCCCGCGATGGCCGGTCCGGTGCTCGGCCCGGTGCTCGGCGGCCTCATCCTCGCCGTCGGCGACTGGCGCTGGGTGTTCTGGGTCAACATCCCCTTCTGTGTCGTCGGACTGATCCTGGCCTGGCGCATGCTGCCCTCCGACCGTGGGCGCGATCCGCGTCGCCGCCTCGACATCGTCGGCGTCCTGCTCCTCGTGCCCGGTCTGGCCGGTCTCCTCCTGGGACTCTCCGACTCCGTGCTCGACGGCGGCTTCGCCCGGGCCGACGCGTGGATCCCGCTGGTGGCGGGCGCCGTGCTCGTCGCGGGCTTCGGATTCTGGGCGGTCCACCGTCGCGGGGACGCGCTGGTCGATGTGCGGCTGCTGCGGGTGCGGTCGGTGTGGTCGGCCTCCACCCTCCTCTTCCTCTCCGGTGTCGCCCTCTACGGTGCGATGCTGCTCCTTCCGCTGTTCTTCCAGCAGATGCGCGGTGTGGACGCGCTCGGCGCCGGGCTTCTCCTGGTGTCCCAGGGGCTCGGGATGCTCGCCTGCCGCCCGCTCGCCGGGCGACTGATCGACCGGATCGGTGCGCGCTGGATCGCTGTGGTCGGCTTCGCGATCGTCGCGGTCGCGACCGTGCCGTTCGCGCTCGGACTGCCGGCGTCGGCCGACCCGCTGCTGCTCGTCGCGCTGTTCGTCCGCGGCTTCGGTCTCGGCGCGGTCACGATGCCGCTCATGGTCGCCTCCTATCAGGGACTGAGCGGCGAGCAGATCGCCCACTCCAGCATCCTCACGCGCACCGCGCAGCAACTCGGCGGCTCGTTCGGCACGGCGGTGTTCGCCGTGCTGCTGCAGGCGGCGGTGCTCGGCGGGTCCACGCTCGACGCTGCCTTCTCGTCCGCCTTCTGGGTGGCGGTCGGCGCCACGGTGCTGGGCGTGGCGATCGCGTTCGTGCTGCCGTCCGCCGGGCCGAGGCGCCCGCAGGATGCGGGCGCGGTCGCGCCGGCCCCGGTCGCGGAGCCGGTCGCCGGCCCCGCGGTCAGGGGAGCGTGA
- a CDS encoding TetR/AcrR family transcriptional regulator, whose translation MDSNSSPSRRRRGAELESALLDAAWEELDANGYAALTMEAVAARAGTSRPVIARRWPTRSDLAMAAIRAHYDGDPIDVPDRGSLRADVLDLLRQFSARRSGLVALIMLRFSGIVSEAEGGVAGLRERLIAPGPSMLDEILDRADARGEIDRSRLPDIVAGLPTMALRHEMLMTLQPPADETLVAIVDDLFLPLATATLAPSARDPR comes from the coding sequence ATGGACTCTAATTCCTCACCTTCTCGCCGCCGGCGCGGAGCGGAGCTCGAGAGCGCGCTCCTCGACGCCGCCTGGGAGGAGCTCGACGCCAACGGGTACGCGGCGCTTACGATGGAGGCCGTCGCGGCGCGCGCGGGGACGAGCCGGCCGGTCATCGCCCGCCGCTGGCCGACCAGGAGCGACCTGGCGATGGCCGCCATCCGCGCGCACTACGACGGCGACCCGATCGACGTCCCCGACCGCGGCAGCCTCCGCGCCGACGTACTCGACCTCCTCCGCCAGTTCAGTGCGCGGCGCAGCGGGCTCGTCGCGCTCATCATGCTGCGGTTCTCCGGCATCGTCAGCGAGGCGGAAGGCGGCGTGGCAGGACTTCGCGAGCGCCTCATCGCCCCGGGCCCGTCCATGCTGGACGAGATCCTCGACCGTGCCGACGCCCGCGGGGAGATCGATCGCAGCCGCCTGCCCGACATCGTGGCCGGCCTGCCGACGATGGCCCTCCGGCACGAGATGCTGATGACGCTCCAGCCGCCGGCGGACGAGACGCTGGTCGCCATCGTCGACGACCTGTTCCTGCCGCTCGCGACGGCCACCCTCGCGCCCTCCGCCCGCGACCCGCGGTAG
- the ppgK gene encoding polyphosphate--glucose phosphotransferase, whose protein sequence is MSGQKHAIGIDIGGTGIKGGLVDLETGELISDRVKLPTPEGGEPDGIVEVTTQIVDQLAAEEPDAPVGVCFPAIVSHGVTLSAANVSKKWIDLHAEDLFEKALGRDIHFVNDADAAGYAETRFGAAKGKDGLVIMTTLGTGIGSALIYDGVLIPNAELGHLEVDGHDAESRAAYSAKERDDLSWEKWAKRLQKYYSTLEFLFTPDLFIVGGGVSKNYQEFLPLLKLKTEIVPAVHRNNAGILGAAALAVAS, encoded by the coding sequence ATGAGCGGTCAGAAGCACGCAATCGGCATCGACATCGGCGGAACGGGAATCAAGGGAGGGCTGGTCGACCTCGAGACCGGGGAGCTGATCAGCGACCGCGTCAAGCTGCCGACGCCCGAGGGCGGCGAGCCCGACGGCATCGTCGAGGTCACCACGCAGATCGTCGACCAGCTGGCGGCGGAGGAGCCCGACGCGCCCGTCGGCGTCTGCTTCCCCGCCATCGTCAGCCACGGCGTCACCCTCTCGGCCGCGAACGTCTCCAAGAAATGGATCGACCTGCACGCCGAGGATCTGTTCGAGAAGGCGCTGGGCCGCGACATCCACTTCGTCAACGACGCCGACGCCGCCGGATACGCGGAGACCCGCTTCGGTGCCGCGAAGGGCAAGGACGGGTTGGTCATCATGACGACACTGGGCACCGGCATCGGCTCCGCCCTCATCTACGACGGTGTGCTCATCCCCAACGCCGAGCTCGGGCACCTCGAGGTCGACGGCCACGACGCCGAGTCGCGCGCCGCCTACTCCGCCAAGGAGCGCGACGACCTGAGCTGGGAGAAGTGGGCCAAGCGCCTCCAGAAGTACTACTCCACCCTCGAGTTCCTGTTCACCCCCGACCTGTTCATCGTCGGCGGCGGCGTCTCGAAGAACTACCAGGAGTTCCTCCCGCTGCTGAAGCTGAAGACCGAGATCGTCCCGGCTGTCCACCGCAACAACGCGGGCATCCTGGGGGCAGCGGCGCTGGCGGTCGCGAGCTAG
- a CDS encoding potassium-transporting ATPase subunit F, producing MIVIDAVAALLAVAAVAYLVVALVKPERF from the coding sequence GTGATCGTGATCGATGCGGTCGCGGCGCTGCTCGCCGTGGCCGCCGTCGCCTACCTGGTGGTGGCGCTCGTGAAGCCGGAGCGGTTCTGA
- the kdpA gene encoding potassium-transporting ATPase subunit KdpA → MGADSVTGTWLFVAQLATLILLLAVAYRPLGDYMARVYTTDRDLAVERGVYRLIGVDARSGQTWPAYLRGVLAFSVVGILIVYGLQRLQEFLPYSLGMPAVPEGTAFNTAISFVTNTNWQSYSPDATLGYTVQFAGLAVQNFVSAAVGMAVAVALVRGFASRSTGTIGNFWVDMMRGTVRILLPLSVVAAVVLIAGGVVQNVNGFEHVTTLTGAAQSIPGGPVASQEAIKLLGTNGGGFYNANSAHPFENPTAWTNLVEVLLMLLIPFSLPRTFGTMVGDKRQGYAILATMGTLFLVSLVGMTLFEAASGSMEGKETAFGVLGSTLFNTTSTATSTGAVNSMLDSYSPLGGMMAMINMMLGEIVPGGVGSGLYGILVIAIIAVFVAGLMVGRTPEYLGKKLGPREIKLASLYILTTPTLVLLGTGLSFAIPAVRADIEKTSILNPGLHGFSEVLYAFTSAANNNGSAFAGLTAATPWLNTALGVAMFLGRFLPIVFVLALAGSFAAQGRVPATAGTLPTHRPQFVGLMIGTVVLVSALTYFPVLALGPLAEGLQ, encoded by the coding sequence ATGGGCGCGGACTCCGTGACGGGCACCTGGCTGTTCGTCGCCCAGTTGGCGACGCTCATCCTCCTGCTCGCCGTCGCCTACCGCCCCCTGGGGGACTACATGGCGCGCGTGTACACCACCGACCGCGACCTGGCCGTCGAGCGGGGCGTCTACCGGCTGATCGGCGTGGATGCGCGCAGCGGCCAGACCTGGCCCGCGTACCTGCGCGGCGTGCTGGCCTTCTCGGTCGTCGGCATCCTGATCGTCTACGGTCTCCAGCGGCTGCAGGAGTTCCTGCCCTACTCGCTGGGGATGCCCGCGGTGCCGGAAGGGACCGCGTTCAACACCGCGATCTCGTTCGTGACGAACACGAACTGGCAGTCGTACTCGCCGGACGCCACGCTGGGGTACACCGTGCAGTTCGCCGGATTGGCGGTGCAGAACTTCGTCTCCGCCGCCGTCGGCATGGCCGTCGCCGTCGCACTGGTGCGCGGGTTCGCGTCGCGATCGACCGGGACGATCGGCAACTTCTGGGTGGACATGATGCGCGGCACCGTGCGCATCCTGCTGCCGCTCTCGGTCGTCGCGGCCGTCGTCCTGATCGCGGGCGGGGTCGTGCAGAACGTCAACGGGTTCGAGCACGTGACGACCCTCACCGGAGCCGCCCAGTCGATCCCGGGCGGACCGGTCGCCTCGCAGGAGGCGATCAAGCTGCTCGGCACCAACGGCGGCGGCTTCTACAACGCCAACTCCGCGCACCCGTTCGAGAACCCGACCGCATGGACGAACCTCGTCGAGGTGCTGCTCATGCTCCTGATCCCCTTCTCGCTGCCGCGCACCTTCGGCACGATGGTCGGCGACAAGCGGCAGGGATACGCGATCCTGGCGACGATGGGGACCCTGTTCCTGGTGTCGCTCGTCGGCATGACGCTGTTCGAGGCCGCCAGCGGATCGATGGAGGGCAAGGAGACGGCCTTCGGCGTGCTCGGGTCGACACTGTTCAACACCACGAGCACCGCCACATCGACCGGCGCCGTGAACTCCATGCTCGACAGCTACAGCCCGCTCGGCGGGATGATGGCGATGATCAACATGATGCTGGGCGAGATCGTGCCCGGAGGCGTCGGCTCGGGGCTCTACGGCATCCTGGTCATCGCGATCATCGCCGTCTTCGTCGCGGGGCTGATGGTCGGCCGCACGCCGGAGTATCTCGGCAAGAAGCTCGGACCGCGGGAGATCAAGCTGGCGAGCCTCTACATCCTGACCACACCGACGCTGGTGCTCCTGGGCACCGGGCTCAGCTTCGCGATCCCGGCCGTCCGGGCGGACATCGAGAAGACGTCCATCCTCAATCCCGGACTGCACGGGTTCAGTGAGGTGCTCTACGCCTTCACCTCCGCCGCGAACAACAACGGCTCGGCCTTCGCCGGGCTCACGGCGGCGACCCCCTGGCTGAACACGGCCCTCGGCGTCGCGATGTTCCTCGGCCGTTTCCTGCCGATCGTGTTCGTTCTGGCGCTCGCCGGCTCGTTCGCGGCCCAGGGGCGCGTCCCCGCCACGGCAGGAACGCTCCCGACGCACCGGCCGCAGTTCGTCGGCCTGATGATCGGCACGGTCGTGCTGGTCTCCGCACTCACCTATTTCCCCGTTCTCGCGCTGGGTCCCCTGGCGGAAGGGCTCCAGTGA
- the kdpB gene encoding potassium-transporting ATPase subunit KdpB: protein MTTLTPHRGMRAPQERTRPSGAFSGAQLIASLPGALRKLDPRLMWRNPVMFIVEVGAALTTVVAIAQPFLGAGGAGPAALAFTWSIAVWLWLTVVFANLAESVAEGRGKAQAATLRATRSTTLANRVVGFDEQADPEAASAALEQVASSELALGDVVVIAAGEAIPGDGDVIRGIATVDESAITGESAPVVRESGGDRSAVTGGTRVLSDRIVVRITSKPGETFVDRMIALVEGASRQKTPNEIALNILLASLSIIFVIVVLVLQPVAGYSDAAPTVPVLIALLVCLIPTTIGALISAIGIAGMDRLVQHNVLAMSGRAVEAAGDVTTLLLDKTGTITYGNRRASEFTAIGGADPEDLIRAAALSSLSDPTPEGVSVLDLAASLGHETPTTVEGEIVPFTAQTRMSGLDLPDGSQVRKGAASAVVAWVRECAAAAGATPPSSAALAELDAEVERISQVGGTPLAVATRGADGSAALLGTIYLKDVVKEGLAERFADLRRMGIRTVMVTGDNPLTAKAIAAEAGVDDFLAEAKPEDKLALIRREQEGGALVAMTGDGTNDAPALAQADVGVAMNTGTSAAKEAGNMVDLDSDPTKLIDIVRIGKQLLITRGALTTFSIANDVAKYFAIIPAMFVAAFPGLSALNIMGLHSPASAILSAVIFNAIVIVALIPLALRGVRYRPSAASALLGRNLLIYGLGGIIAPFIGIKLIDLVVALIPGF, encoded by the coding sequence ATGACCACACTCACCCCTCATCGCGGCATGCGCGCCCCCCAGGAGCGCACCCGCCCCTCCGGCGCCTTCAGTGGCGCCCAGTTGATCGCCTCCCTCCCCGGCGCACTGCGCAAACTCGACCCTCGCCTGATGTGGCGCAACCCGGTCATGTTCATCGTGGAGGTCGGCGCGGCTCTGACCACCGTGGTCGCCATCGCCCAGCCGTTCCTCGGCGCAGGAGGCGCCGGCCCGGCGGCCCTGGCCTTCACGTGGAGCATCGCCGTCTGGCTCTGGCTCACCGTCGTGTTCGCCAATCTGGCGGAGTCGGTGGCCGAGGGCCGCGGTAAGGCCCAGGCGGCCACGCTGCGCGCCACCCGCTCCACCACCCTCGCGAACCGCGTCGTGGGCTTCGACGAACAGGCCGACCCTGAGGCCGCGTCCGCCGCGCTCGAACAGGTCGCGTCGAGCGAGCTCGCCCTGGGCGACGTGGTCGTCATTGCGGCGGGCGAGGCGATTCCCGGCGACGGCGACGTGATCCGCGGCATCGCGACCGTGGACGAGTCCGCCATCACCGGCGAGTCCGCCCCCGTCGTCCGCGAGTCCGGCGGCGACCGCAGTGCCGTCACCGGCGGCACGCGCGTGCTCTCCGACCGCATCGTCGTGCGTATCACGTCGAAGCCCGGCGAGACCTTCGTCGACCGGATGATCGCGCTCGTGGAGGGCGCGTCGCGACAGAAGACGCCGAACGAGATCGCCCTCAACATCCTGCTGGCCAGCCTCTCGATCATCTTCGTCATCGTCGTGCTCGTGCTGCAGCCCGTCGCCGGCTACTCCGACGCGGCCCCGACCGTCCCGGTGCTCATCGCCCTGCTGGTGTGCCTCATCCCGACGACCATCGGCGCGCTCATCTCCGCGATCGGGATCGCCGGAATGGACCGGCTCGTGCAGCACAACGTGCTCGCGATGTCCGGCCGAGCGGTCGAAGCCGCGGGCGACGTCACGACGCTGCTGCTCGACAAGACCGGCACGATCACCTACGGCAACCGGCGCGCGAGCGAGTTCACCGCGATCGGAGGGGCCGATCCGGAGGATCTCATCCGTGCGGCCGCTCTCTCCTCGCTCAGCGACCCGACGCCGGAAGGCGTGTCGGTGCTCGACCTCGCTGCATCGCTCGGGCACGAGACGCCCACGACCGTCGAGGGCGAGATCGTCCCCTTCACGGCCCAGACCAGGATGAGCGGCCTCGACCTCCCCGACGGCTCGCAGGTGCGCAAGGGTGCGGCGAGCGCCGTCGTCGCCTGGGTGCGCGAGTGCGCGGCCGCGGCAGGCGCGACACCGCCCTCCTCCGCCGCACTGGCCGAGCTGGACGCCGAGGTGGAGCGCATCTCGCAGGTCGGCGGCACGCCGCTCGCCGTCGCGACACGCGGGGCCGACGGCAGCGCCGCCCTGCTGGGCACGATCTACCTCAAGGACGTCGTGAAGGAGGGGCTCGCCGAACGGTTCGCCGACCTGCGCAGGATGGGCATCCGCACCGTCATGGTCACCGGCGACAACCCCCTGACGGCGAAGGCGATCGCGGCGGAGGCCGGCGTGGACGACTTCCTCGCCGAGGCGAAGCCCGAGGACAAGCTCGCGCTCATCCGGCGCGAGCAGGAGGGCGGCGCCCTGGTCGCCATGACGGGCGACGGCACGAACGACGCCCCGGCCCTCGCCCAGGCCGACGTCGGGGTGGCCATGAACACGGGCACGTCGGCCGCGAAGGAGGCGGGCAACATGGTCGACCTCGACTCCGACCCGACCAAGCTGATCGACATCGTGCGCATCGGCAAGCAGTTGCTCATCACGCGCGGAGCGCTCACCACGTTCTCCATCGCCAACGACGTCGCGAAGTACTTCGCGATCATCCCGGCGATGTTCGTGGCGGCCTTCCCCGGCCTCTCCGCGCTCAACATCATGGGCCTGCACTCGCCCGCATCGGCCATCCTGTCGGCGGTGATCTTCAACGCCATCGTCATCGTCGCGCTCATCCCGCTCGCACTGCGCGGTGTGCGCTACCGACCCTCGGCCGCGTCGGCCCTGCTCGGCCGCAACCTGCTGATCTACGGGCTCGGCGGGATCATCGCCCCCTTCATCGGGATCAAGCTGATCGACCTCGTGGTCGCGTTGATCCCCGGATTCTGA
- the kdpC gene encoding potassium-transporting ATPase subunit KdpC gives MNGLRGAWRQYWVALRAMIVLTIALGIAYTFVITGIGQLALPAQSNGSIISVSGKPVGSALLGQSFTDAHGKPLPQWFQSRPSAAGDGYDGAASSGSNLAASNPAQQKAVEQRIATIEASDGVPAHAIPSDAVTASASGLDPHISPAYALLQVDRVAAARGLPADRVRALVESRMQGRDLGYLGDPTVNVLQLNLALSEMDK, from the coding sequence ATGAACGGCCTCCGCGGCGCCTGGCGCCAGTACTGGGTCGCCCTGCGCGCCATGATCGTCCTGACGATCGCGCTCGGCATCGCCTACACCTTCGTCATCACCGGGATCGGGCAGCTCGCGCTGCCCGCACAGTCGAACGGCTCGATCATCTCGGTGAGCGGGAAGCCGGTCGGCTCCGCCCTTCTCGGCCAGAGCTTCACCGACGCGCACGGGAAGCCGCTTCCGCAGTGGTTCCAGTCCCGTCCGTCGGCGGCGGGCGACGGCTACGACGGCGCCGCCTCCTCGGGCAGCAACCTCGCGGCGTCGAACCCCGCTCAGCAGAAGGCGGTCGAACAGCGCATCGCGACCATCGAGGCGAGTGATGGCGTGCCCGCGCACGCCATCCCGAGCGATGCCGTCACCGCCTCCGCCTCCGGGCTCGACCCGCACATCTCCCCCGCATACGCGCTCCTGCAGGTCGACAGGGTCGCGGCGGCGCGCGGCCTGCCTGCCGACCGGGTGCGCGCGCTCGTCGAGTCTAGGATGCAGGGACGGGACCTCGGCTATCTCGGGGACCCGACCGTGAACGTGCTCCAGCTCAACCTGGCCCTTTCGGAGATGGACAAGTAG